From Streptomyces fungicidicus, one genomic window encodes:
- a CDS encoding helix-turn-helix domain-containing protein: protein MIDDGTGLLTIGELARATGLSVRTIRYWSDEGALPPVTRSAGGYRLYDAGSAARLELIRTLRELGLGLHDVRRVLTGETTVARVAAAHVTALDAQIRSLRVTRAVLSTVARRGSNAEEMTLMNKLARLSTAERRRIIEDFMAEVFDGIDAADPDIRRRLRFAAADLPDDPTPEQVDAWVELAELIQDPEFRATMRRMIEFNAADRGPDVPSGSSLWFMSRLVRLAGQAVREGVAPDSARAAGVLRELIGDADPAVVLERLSAATNVRLARYRELSALVNGLEPPSSHEAEFGWVVAALRARTAG, encoded by the coding sequence CGCTACTGGTCCGACGAGGGCGCCCTGCCCCCGGTGACCCGTTCCGCGGGCGGCTACCGGCTCTACGACGCCGGGTCCGCCGCCCGTCTGGAGCTGATCCGCACCCTGCGCGAGCTGGGCCTCGGCCTGCACGACGTACGCCGGGTGCTCACCGGTGAGACCACGGTCGCGCGGGTCGCGGCGGCGCACGTGACCGCGCTGGACGCGCAGATCCGGTCACTGAGGGTGACGCGTGCGGTGCTGTCGACCGTGGCACGACGCGGCTCGAACGCTGAGGAGATGACGCTCATGAACAAGCTGGCCCGACTGTCGACGGCCGAGCGCAGACGCATCATCGAGGACTTCATGGCGGAGGTCTTCGACGGCATCGACGCGGCGGACCCGGACATCCGCCGGCGTCTGCGGTTCGCCGCGGCCGACCTGCCCGACGACCCCACCCCCGAGCAGGTGGACGCCTGGGTGGAGCTGGCCGAGCTGATCCAGGACCCGGAGTTCCGGGCGACGATGCGCAGGATGATCGAGTTCAACGCGGCGGACCGGGGGCCGGACGTCCCCTCCGGCAGCTCCCTGTGGTTCATGAGCCGGCTGGTCCGGCTCGCGGGCCAGGCCGTGCGGGAGGGCGTCGCGCCGGATTCGGCGCGGGCCGCCGGTGTGCTGCGCGAGCTGATCGGGGACGCCGACCCGGCCGTCGTGCTGGAGCGTCTCTCGGCGGCGACGAACGTACGCCTCGCCCGCTACCGCGAGCTGTCCGCGCTCGTGAACGGCCTGGAGCCGCCGTCGTCCCACGAGGCGGAGTTCGGGTGGGTGGTCGCCGCACTGAGGGCTCGGACCGCCGGATAA
- a CDS encoding EF-hand domain-containing protein, producing the protein MADIEEARKQFERIDTDGDGFITAAEFKAALAQGGDWNVTEAVAEAVIGSRDLNGDKVLSFDEFWAHLNK; encoded by the coding sequence GTGGCGGACATCGAGGAAGCGCGCAAGCAGTTCGAGCGGATCGACACGGACGGGGACGGGTTCATCACCGCTGCCGAGTTCAAGGCCGCCCTGGCCCAGGGCGGCGACTGGAACGTCACCGAGGCGGTCGCGGAGGCCGTGATCGGGTCCCGGGACCTGAACGGGGACAAGGTCCTGTCGTTCGACGAGTTCTGGGCCCACTTGAACAAGTAG
- a CDS encoding glycoside hydrolase family 25 protein encodes MLRGIDVSAYQSSSYDTDGLSFVFIKATEGRSYTSPRLAAQTKTARDAGLVVGFYHFLWPGNLTAQAEYFVSKAPEKRGDILAVDWETTGEGTHASNAEKDRFIRKVKELRPHHRVILYANRHFWLNVDTTSYAGDGLWIADYVTAGEPRIRAKWRFHQYTDDPLDKNVADFSSRSALREWAGAD; translated from the coding sequence ATGCTGCGCGGTATCGACGTGAGTGCGTATCAGTCGTCCTCGTACGACACCGACGGCCTGTCCTTCGTCTTCATCAAGGCGACGGAGGGCCGTTCGTACACCAGCCCAAGACTCGCCGCCCAGACGAAGACGGCCCGCGACGCCGGACTGGTCGTCGGCTTCTACCACTTCCTCTGGCCGGGCAACCTCACGGCCCAGGCGGAGTACTTCGTGAGCAAGGCCCCGGAGAAGCGGGGCGACATCCTCGCCGTCGACTGGGAGACCACGGGCGAGGGCACCCACGCGAGCAACGCGGAGAAGGACCGCTTCATCCGCAAGGTGAAGGAACTACGGCCCCATCACCGGGTGATCCTCTACGCCAACAGGCACTTCTGGCTCAACGTCGACACCACCTCCTACGCCGGCGACGGCCTGTGGATCGCCGACTACGTCACCGCCGGGGAGCCCCGCATCCGGGCGAAGTGGCGCTTCCACCAGTACACCGACGACCCGCTGGACAAGAACGTGGCGGACTTCTCCAGCAGGTCGGCGCTGCGGGAATGGGCCGGAGCGGACTAG